In Methanobacterium aggregans, one DNA window encodes the following:
- the iorA gene encoding indolepyruvate ferredoxin oxidoreductase subunit alpha yields the protein MKIKEVLTGEENDKLFLLGNDAAVRGALEAGVAVASTYPGTPSSEIGDVLSKIADEAGLYFEFSTNEKVALEVSAAAAASGLRSFTFMKHVGVNVAADSLMSAVYTGVNGGMVILSADDPSMFSSQNEQDNRHYSHLANMPMMEPSSPQELKDLMKDAYELSEEFQIPVLMRTTTRISHMRGVVELGPKTESPKKGFFKRDPQRFVPVPVTAREMHRELVEKMEKIGELSNRSPLNRIFDNNGKIGVVTSGSAFNYVMDVVTEGKLPVNVLKITLSNPFPEKLLLEFMEGLESVLVVEEVDPIMEKEVLAAVGKHGLKLQVHGKLDATLPMIYEYSPDIVFEGLGKVTGTLLTKKIVESRDLPLPTRPPTLCPGCPHRAAYHSVRRAAKNLEIENIIHPSDIGCYTLGIDSPYDAADYLLSMGSSIGTSCGFSKATSQSIVSFIGDSTFFHAGIPALINAVHNKNRFVLVILDNRTTAMTGGQPNPGLPVDGMGYKAPEVSIENLVQAAGVKFLETINPLNVKKSQETFEKALEYDGVAVVVSRYPCMLIKDRKRPKSDAVIDVKQDKCDKCLVCLEELACPAIYAKKDESIHIDPMLCRKCNVCVQICPERAIGVKK from the coding sequence ATGAAGATAAAAGAAGTTTTAACCGGAGAAGAGAACGATAAACTGTTTCTCCTTGGAAACGATGCTGCCGTTCGAGGAGCATTAGAGGCAGGCGTTGCAGTTGCATCCACATACCCTGGAACACCTTCATCAGAGATAGGTGACGTGCTTTCCAAGATAGCAGATGAAGCAGGATTGTACTTTGAATTCTCAACCAACGAAAAAGTGGCACTTGAAGTTTCTGCAGCTGCTGCAGCTTCTGGATTAAGATCATTCACCTTCATGAAACACGTGGGGGTTAACGTTGCAGCAGATTCCCTTATGAGTGCAGTTTACACAGGTGTTAACGGGGGTATGGTGATACTATCTGCAGATGATCCTTCCATGTTCTCATCCCAGAACGAACAGGACAACAGACACTACTCACACCTTGCAAACATGCCCATGATGGAACCATCCAGTCCCCAGGAACTCAAAGACCTCATGAAAGATGCATATGAACTATCAGAGGAATTTCAAATACCTGTGCTCATGCGCACCACAACCAGAATATCCCACATGAGGGGGGTTGTGGAACTCGGACCAAAAACTGAATCACCAAAGAAGGGCTTCTTTAAACGTGACCCCCAACGTTTCGTACCAGTTCCAGTAACTGCAAGGGAGATGCATAGGGAGCTCGTTGAAAAAATGGAAAAAATAGGTGAACTTAGCAACAGATCACCATTGAACAGGATATTCGACAACAATGGGAAGATAGGTGTCGTAACAAGTGGAAGTGCCTTCAACTACGTCATGGATGTTGTAACTGAGGGAAAACTGCCAGTGAACGTTCTGAAAATAACCCTTTCTAATCCATTCCCTGAAAAACTGCTCTTAGAATTCATGGAAGGTCTTGAAAGTGTGCTGGTGGTTGAAGAGGTTGACCCCATTATGGAGAAAGAAGTACTTGCAGCAGTGGGAAAACATGGCCTGAAACTTCAGGTTCATGGGAAACTCGATGCCACACTCCCTATGATCTACGAGTACAGTCCAGATATAGTGTTTGAAGGATTGGGAAAGGTCACAGGCACTCTACTGACCAAAAAAATTGTGGAATCAAGGGATTTGCCCCTTCCAACCCGCCCACCAACACTCTGCCCTGGCTGTCCACACCGTGCTGCATACCATTCAGTCCGAAGAGCAGCTAAAAACCTTGAAATCGAAAACATCATCCACCCCAGTGATATTGGTTGCTACACACTGGGAATAGACTCCCCCTATGATGCAGCAGACTACCTCCTGTCAATGGGTTCCAGCATAGGAACAAGCTGTGGATTCTCAAAGGCAACAAGTCAGAGTATAGTGAGCTTCATAGGAGATTCAACATTTTTCCATGCAGGAATACCAGCCCTCATAAATGCAGTTCACAATAAAAACAGATTCGTACTGGTTATACTTGACAACAGAACTACAGCAATGACTGGAGGTCAGCCCAACCCTGGACTGCCTGTTGATGGAATGGGATACAAGGCACCTGAAGTTTCAATTGAGAACCTAGTCCAGGCAGCTGGTGTTAAATTTTTAGAAACAATAAACCCCCTGAACGTGAAAAAATCCCAGGAAACATTTGAAAAAGCACTGGAATACGATGGGGTGGCAGTTGTTGTATCAAGGTACCCCTGCATGCTCATCAAAGACAGGAAAAGACCTAAAAGCGATGCTGTGATTGATGTCAAGCAGGATAAATGTGACAAATGCTTAGTTTGCCTTGAAGAACTAGCATGCCCTGCAATTTACGCGAAAAAGGATGAATCTATTCACATAGACCCAATGCTCTGCAGAAAATGTAATGTATGTGTGCAGATATGTCCTGAAAGGGCCATAGGTGTTAAGAAGTAA
- a CDS encoding RNA methyltransferase produces MIYVVFVEPESPGNIGFLARTMKNFGLSDLVLINPCQLENESYYQAMHAREVVRNARVYDSLPEFLESEGIDFTVGTTGEAGGSYNIQRIAVTPDKFAENLNVTGKMALLFGREGNGLSNDEIELCDVVVTIPTHENYPIMNITHAAAIVFYEIFKKKKSYPVEELEEASKDEKEGLIQSMDEIVKKLGYPEHKCKNASLVFRRIIGRAFISGREAHTLKGTLRRINGRLVEK; encoded by the coding sequence ATGATATACGTAGTTTTTGTGGAGCCTGAATCTCCAGGAAACATAGGTTTTCTTGCACGAACCATGAAGAACTTCGGACTTTCAGATCTGGTACTGATAAATCCATGCCAGCTGGAAAATGAATCCTACTACCAGGCCATGCATGCAAGGGAAGTTGTGAGAAACGCCAGGGTCTACGATTCACTCCCAGAATTCCTTGAAAGTGAGGGAATAGATTTTACAGTGGGAACAACTGGGGAAGCCGGGGGGAGCTACAACATTCAGAGGATAGCTGTAACTCCTGACAAATTTGCAGAAAATCTCAACGTTACTGGTAAAATGGCCCTGCTCTTTGGAAGGGAAGGTAACGGGCTTTCAAATGATGAGATAGAACTCTGCGATGTTGTTGTTACAATTCCAACCCATGAGAACTATCCAATAATGAACATAACCCATGCCGCTGCAATCGTGTTCTACGAGATATTCAAAAAGAAGAAAAGTTACCCTGTTGAAGAACTTGAAGAAGCATCTAAAGATGAGAAGGAAGGACTCATACAATCCATGGATGAGATCGTTAAAAAACTGGGATATCCAGAACACAAATGTAAAAATGCATCCCTTGTGTTTCGCAGAATTATTGGCAGAGCTTTTATATCTGGAAGGGAAGCACATACATTGAAAGGTACTCTTCGAAGAATAAATGGAAGATTGGTAGAGAAATAA
- a CDS encoding DUF1512 domain-containing protein produces the protein MFFGINPIYIIGFIVFLLLILMLPSFLRMRAMSKISNFTVEVEGMVEESKKVLIKLCNEKGNPEEDPEAALDNFLEFFVITPVELDPNGIVRKFEKILDLSEDRFKHMSSTLAPEADEEWSSNIIMTIKATLGINGVAKMVRHNLELAKKTGNIQILLMLQMSLPMIMRTVKAQFDGMHAFSEGKPVGDGIGPLVAGKLLEDVEDEDIHEIGEMVVAEKDFKGRELIIARAQGPGARVGKVGKVVTSIINEKNIKRIITVDAAVKLEGEKTGTVAEGIGVVIGGPGVDKWLIEEELVKSDLHVDAVIVKMSPEEAISQMTNEIFESSQKAVSVVENAILQSSEGSKVLVVGVGNSCGIPVKVEELSQINIKEDKKTIKKRT, from the coding sequence ATGTTCTTCGGTATCAATCCCATATACATCATTGGATTTATAGTCTTCCTCCTCCTGATACTCATGCTGCCCTCATTTTTGAGGATGCGTGCAATGTCCAAGATCTCCAACTTCACAGTGGAAGTTGAGGGAATGGTTGAAGAATCAAAAAAAGTTCTCATCAAGCTCTGCAATGAAAAGGGAAATCCAGAAGAAGATCCAGAGGCAGCTCTGGATAATTTTCTTGAGTTCTTTGTTATCACACCTGTGGAGCTTGACCCAAACGGAATTGTTCGAAAGTTCGAAAAGATACTCGATCTCAGTGAGGACAGGTTCAAACATATGTCCAGTACCCTAGCACCGGAAGCCGATGAAGAGTGGAGTTCAAACATAATAATGACAATTAAGGCAACCCTTGGTATAAATGGAGTTGCAAAAATGGTCCGCCATAACCTGGAACTTGCAAAGAAAACTGGAAACATCCAGATACTTTTGATGCTCCAGATGAGCCTTCCAATGATAATGAGAACTGTCAAAGCTCAGTTCGATGGAATGCATGCATTTTCTGAGGGCAAACCCGTTGGAGATGGGATTGGACCCCTTGTTGCAGGTAAACTCCTGGAAGATGTTGAAGATGAGGATATTCATGAAATAGGGGAAATGGTGGTTGCAGAGAAGGACTTCAAGGGACGTGAACTCATCATAGCACGTGCACAAGGTCCAGGTGCGAGGGTGGGGAAAGTTGGGAAAGTTGTAACCTCAATTATCAATGAAAAAAATATTAAACGCATTATAACGGTTGATGCTGCAGTCAAACTTGAAGGAGAAAAAACAGGGACAGTTGCAGAGGGCATAGGTGTTGTTATCGGTGGCCCTGGTGTTGATAAATGGCTCATCGAGGAAGAGCTTGTTAAATCGGACCTTCATGTTGATGCTGTTATCGTTAAGATGAGTCCTGAAGAGGCAATATCCCAAATGACCAATGAAATTTTTGAATCATCCCAAAAAGCTGTTTCAGTGGTTGAAAATGCAATTTTACAATCTTCTGAAGGTTCCAAAGTGCTGGTTGTGGGTGTTGGTAACAGCTGCGGAATACCAGTTAAGGTTGAAGAACTATCACAGATAAACATCAAAGAAGATAAAAAAACAATAAAAAAGAGGACATGA
- the glyS gene encoding glycine--tRNA ligase yields MTDNDVMNIAKKRGFIWSSFEIYSGVAGFFDYGPLGAILKNNIINKWRSYYVVREGFYEIESPTIMPEEALKASGHVDHFTDPMTECKDCMEVYRADHVIEDAIERDVEGLENQKLTEIISENKIPCPKCGGHLSHVWSYNLMFQTLIGAKGKKTGYMRPETAQGIFIPFKRLLRFFRGKLPFGVVQVGKAYRNEISPRQGVIRLREFTQAEAEIFVDPSNKGHPRFSEVADQELTLYSAENQMAGEDPVKVTAGDAVETGLVSSQMHAYQLCLAERFLSELGIPDEVMRFRQHLPTEMAHYAIDCWDVEIQTDRFGWVEIIGIADRTDFDLRSHSKYSNEDMRVFIEYDEPKTMKKVVAKPDMKKFGPLFKGDSPKIKAVLDETDASIIKEAFEAEGVFKVEVEGKEYDLPADLVSFEEKDETIRGEKIFPHVIEPSFGIDRILYSVLLHSFTEDEERTYLKLPEDVAPVSVSVFPLVNKDELLEIAYKISDDLRVKGIISEYDASGTIGRRYARSDEIGVPFAVTVDHETLEDKRVTIRNRDSLEQVRVPLKNVYTILSDLLSGKTSFKDI; encoded by the coding sequence ATGACTGATAACGATGTTATGAATATCGCCAAGAAAAGGGGATTTATATGGTCCTCATTTGAAATATACTCAGGAGTTGCAGGTTTCTTTGATTACGGCCCACTGGGCGCCATACTTAAAAACAACATCATAAACAAATGGAGAAGCTACTACGTGGTGAGAGAAGGATTTTATGAAATAGAATCCCCAACCATAATGCCAGAAGAAGCACTAAAAGCATCAGGACACGTGGACCACTTCACAGACCCCATGACTGAGTGTAAGGATTGTATGGAGGTTTACCGGGCAGATCACGTCATAGAAGATGCAATAGAAAGGGATGTTGAGGGCCTTGAAAACCAGAAGCTCACTGAAATAATCTCAGAAAACAAAATTCCATGCCCAAAATGTGGAGGCCACCTGAGCCATGTTTGGAGTTACAACCTCATGTTCCAGACCCTTATCGGGGCTAAGGGTAAAAAAACAGGCTACATGAGACCTGAAACTGCGCAGGGAATATTCATACCCTTCAAAAGACTTCTACGCTTTTTCAGGGGAAAACTACCCTTCGGCGTTGTTCAGGTGGGTAAAGCCTACAGGAACGAAATATCACCACGTCAAGGAGTTATAAGGCTCAGAGAGTTCACACAGGCAGAAGCGGAAATATTCGTTGATCCCTCCAACAAAGGTCACCCCAGATTCAGTGAAGTTGCAGACCAGGAACTCACACTCTACTCCGCAGAGAATCAGATGGCAGGAGAAGACCCTGTTAAGGTAACTGCAGGTGACGCTGTTGAAACTGGTCTTGTGTCCAGCCAGATGCATGCCTACCAGTTATGTCTTGCTGAAAGGTTCCTGTCTGAACTTGGAATTCCAGATGAGGTTATGCGGTTCAGGCAGCACCTTCCAACTGAGATGGCCCACTACGCAATTGACTGCTGGGATGTTGAGATTCAAACAGACCGCTTCGGCTGGGTTGAAATAATAGGAATAGCTGACAGAACCGATTTTGACCTTAGATCCCACAGCAAGTACAGTAACGAGGATATGAGAGTTTTTATTGAATATGACGAACCTAAAACCATGAAGAAGGTTGTTGCAAAACCTGATATGAAAAAGTTCGGACCACTCTTCAAGGGCGATTCCCCCAAGATCAAGGCAGTTCTGGACGAAACTGATGCATCCATTATCAAAGAGGCCTTTGAAGCTGAGGGAGTTTTCAAGGTGGAGGTTGAGGGTAAGGAATATGATCTACCCGCGGATCTTGTGAGTTTTGAGGAGAAGGATGAAACCATAAGGGGTGAAAAGATATTTCCACACGTTATTGAACCATCATTCGGTATAGACAGGATACTTTACTCAGTACTTCTGCACTCATTCACAGAGGATGAAGAAAGAACTTATCTGAAGCTTCCAGAGGATGTTGCACCTGTAAGTGTCAGTGTCTTCCCCCTCGTGAACAAGGATGAACTCCTTGAAATTGCATATAAAATTAGCGATGATCTACGTGTGAAGGGCATAATATCAGAGTACGATGCTTCCGGTACCATTGGAAGGAGGTATGCAAGATCAGATGAGATTGGTGTTCCATTTGCAGTTACAGTGGACCATGAAACCCTTGAAGACAAGAGGGTAACCATAAGAAATAGGGACAGCCTTGAACAGGTTAGAGTACCCCTTAAAAATGTTTACACCATTTTAAGCGATCTTTTAAGTGGAAAAACCAGTTTTAAGGATATTTAA
- the dcd gene encoding dCTP deaminase encodes MAILSDRDIKKCLETGKILIEPLENPERQIQPSSVDLRIGNEFKGFRIIRKPCIDPMDKTDIDSYMESFYIDDGEPFIIHPGEFALATTYETVKLPDNLVARVEGRSSMGRLGITMHVTAGYIDPGFHGRITLEISNIGKMPVALYTGQRVCQIVFETMTSPSEKPYGHPDRDSKYMGQKRPETSKIKHDYEIVNGSKF; translated from the coding sequence ATGGCCATTTTAAGTGACAGAGACATAAAAAAGTGCCTGGAAACAGGCAAAATACTTATAGAACCCTTAGAAAATCCAGAAAGGCAGATACAACCATCATCAGTTGATTTAAGGATTGGAAATGAGTTTAAAGGGTTTAGAATAATAAGGAAACCATGTATAGACCCAATGGACAAAACAGACATTGATTCATACATGGAATCATTTTACATAGATGATGGTGAGCCTTTCATAATCCACCCTGGAGAATTTGCACTTGCAACAACCTATGAAACTGTTAAACTTCCAGATAACCTTGTTGCAAGGGTTGAGGGACGTTCGTCAATGGGAAGACTGGGTATAACCATGCATGTTACAGCAGGATACATAGATCCAGGTTTTCACGGGAGAATAACCCTTGAAATATCCAACATAGGCAAAATGCCAGTTGCCCTTTACACAGGTCAGAGGGTTTGTCAGATAGTGTTTGAAACAATGACATCACCTTCAGAGAAACCATACGGACATCCGGACCGTGACAGCAAGTACATGGGTCAAAAACGTCCAGAAACAAGTAAGATCAAACACGACTACGAGATCGTAAATGGATCCAAGTTTTAA
- a CDS encoding acetolactate synthase, which translates to MKLKQLSIFLENRKGRMWNALDVLEKAGVNLRALSIADTSEFGILRLIVPEPDRAREVLEEKGFLIKIGEVIAVGIPDQPGGLNKILGILDKSSINLDYLYAFVEQNKNRAIVILHPEDIDAGIEVLKAGGADVLTAEEVYSL; encoded by the coding sequence ATGAAGTTAAAACAGTTGTCCATATTTCTTGAGAACAGAAAGGGTAGAATGTGGAATGCACTGGATGTGCTTGAAAAAGCAGGGGTCAATTTAAGGGCACTTTCAATTGCAGACACATCAGAATTCGGAATTTTAAGGTTGATAGTACCTGAACCTGATAGGGCGCGTGAAGTCCTTGAAGAGAAGGGTTTTCTTATAAAGATAGGTGAAGTGATAGCTGTGGGAATACCTGACCAGCCTGGAGGCCTCAACAAGATCCTTGGAATACTGGACAAGTCCAGCATAAACCTGGACTACCTCTACGCCTTCGTTGAGCAGAATAAAAACAGGGCAATAGTTATCCTGCACCCTGAAGATATCGACGCTGGAATTGAGGTGTTGAAAGCTGGTGGTGCAGATGTTCTGACAGCTGAAGAGGTTTACAGCCTCTGA
- a CDS encoding phenylacetate--CoA ligase family protein, producing the protein MIWNEEKECMSQEDREKLQLERLQSIVKVAYENVPYYKKLFNDAGVKPEDIQSLKDIEKIPFTTKTDLREAYPFGMFAVPRREIVELHTSSGTTGKPTVSGYTKGDLEIWSECMARGLTMVGVTEDDVIQNTHGYGLFTGGFGVHYGAQKIGATVIPISTGQTKRQMEIMQDFGTTVLIVTPSYGLYLAEEFADEDIDMEDLDLKVVGFGAEGWTQEMREKLESKFHVPAYNIYGLTEIMGPGIGLECHVKDGLHIFEDHFYPEIIDPKTHENLPDGEKGELVLTTLTREGMPLLRFRTKDITRLKRGKCECGRTLVRIERITGRSDDMMKIRGVSIFPSQIEKALLKIDGLEPHYQIIVTRPGHLDELEIQVEASPELFSDEVKELVGIKKKIEELVHSEIGLRVNVTLVEPRTLPRSLGKAVRVIDKRDVGI; encoded by the coding sequence ATGATCTGGAACGAAGAAAAAGAATGTATGTCCCAGGAGGACAGGGAAAAACTACAGCTTGAAAGATTACAGAGTATCGTTAAAGTGGCCTATGAAAATGTGCCCTACTACAAAAAACTGTTCAATGATGCAGGAGTTAAACCAGAGGACATCCAAAGCCTGAAGGACATAGAAAAGATCCCATTCACCACTAAAACAGATCTGAGGGAAGCTTATCCCTTTGGAATGTTTGCAGTTCCGCGCAGGGAAATAGTGGAACTCCACACATCCTCTGGAACAACAGGAAAACCCACAGTGTCAGGTTACACAAAGGGAGACCTTGAAATATGGAGTGAATGTATGGCAAGGGGTTTGACCATGGTTGGGGTTACAGAGGATGATGTTATCCAGAACACTCATGGTTACGGTCTTTTCACCGGAGGTTTCGGTGTTCACTACGGTGCACAGAAGATCGGGGCAACTGTAATACCCATATCAACAGGTCAGACCAAGAGGCAGATGGAGATAATGCAGGACTTCGGAACAACAGTCCTCATAGTAACACCTTCCTATGGGTTGTACCTTGCAGAAGAATTTGCAGATGAAGACATAGACATGGAAGACCTTGATCTTAAGGTTGTTGGATTTGGGGCTGAAGGATGGACTCAGGAGATGCGTGAAAAGTTAGAATCAAAGTTTCATGTACCCGCATACAATATCTACGGCCTTACAGAGATAATGGGTCCTGGTATTGGCCTTGAGTGTCATGTTAAGGATGGTCTGCACATATTTGAGGATCATTTCTACCCCGAGATCATAGATCCCAAAACCCACGAAAACTTGCCAGATGGTGAGAAGGGGGAACTGGTACTGACAACCTTAACCCGTGAGGGAATGCCACTTCTGCGCTTCCGTACAAAGGACATAACACGACTTAAAAGGGGCAAATGTGAGTGTGGAAGAACCCTTGTAAGGATTGAGAGGATCACGGGGCGTTCGGATGATATGATGAAGATAAGGGGTGTTTCAATATTCCCATCCCAGATAGAGAAGGCTCTCCTGAAGATCGATGGCCTGGAACCCCACTACCAGATCATTGTTACACGTCCAGGACACCTGGATGAATTGGAGATACAGGTTGAAGCATCACCAGAACTCTTTTCAGATGAAGTCAAGGAACTCGTTGGGATCAAGAAGAAGATCGAAGAACTGGTTCACAGTGAAATAGGCCTCAGGGTTAATGTAACTCTTGTGGAACCTAGAACCCTTCCCAGAAGTCTGGGAAAAGCTGTAAGGGTTATTGATAAACGAGACGTTGGTATTTAA
- a CDS encoding M48 family metallopeptidase: MERMKKTRINDLDVEYEVIPRKVKYPRLEIKTGFLKVIVPEGYDGADRLVEKHKKWIYDRLCRLESSRQKARNRSLNLERTDEEFRHLVNDLVHEFANYLKVDFEVVRFRKMKSRWGSCSSTGNININRYMIHLPYELIEYVVFHEVAHLVEMGHNKRFWNLVSQKFGDYREFEDELSIYWILIRERFIDVAKN, translated from the coding sequence ATGGAGAGAATGAAAAAAACCCGGATAAATGATCTGGATGTTGAGTATGAGGTAATCCCACGGAAGGTTAAGTACCCACGTTTGGAAATTAAAACAGGTTTTTTGAAGGTAATAGTTCCAGAGGGTTATGATGGAGCAGACAGGCTTGTTGAGAAGCATAAAAAATGGATCTATGACCGTTTGTGCAGGCTTGAAAGTTCCAGGCAGAAAGCCAGGAATCGCAGCTTAAACCTTGAAAGAACTGATGAAGAGTTTAGACACCTTGTCAATGATCTGGTTCATGAATTTGCAAATTACTTGAAGGTTGATTTTGAGGTTGTACGTTTCAGGAAGATGAAATCGCGCTGGGGTAGCTGCAGTTCCACAGGAAACATTAACATAAACCGTTACATGATCCACCTTCCATATGAACTCATAGAATACGTTGTTTTTCATGAAGTAGCACATCTCGTTGAAATGGGGCATAACAAAAGATTTTGGAACCTTGTATCCCAGAAATTTGGAGATTACAGGGAGTTTGAGGATGAACTTTCCATATACTGGATATTGATACGTGAAAGATTCATAGACGTTGCCAAAAATTAG
- a CDS encoding indolepyruvate oxidoreductase subunit beta — protein MKPYNIYISGVGGQGIIKTSTVIGEAAMKSNINVVMSEIHGMAQRGGVVSTELKIGDAYSPIINEGTANLLLAFEPLEALRALPKLNKKTIVVVNTSPIYPSNLRQSQVPYPDVDVIMDELKSKTGEVFAMDAETIAKNAGHILSLNMVMLGGAAAVEGFPLNKELILDSMRSNLPEKSIPINMKAFEEGFRICSAK, from the coding sequence ATGAAACCCTATAATATTTATATTTCAGGTGTAGGTGGTCAGGGAATAATTAAAACCTCCACTGTTATTGGAGAAGCAGCAATGAAAAGCAACATAAATGTTGTAATGAGCGAAATACACGGCATGGCTCAGAGGGGAGGGGTGGTGTCCACGGAACTGAAAATCGGTGATGCCTACAGCCCAATAATCAATGAGGGCACAGCAAATCTTTTACTGGCATTTGAGCCCCTTGAAGCATTAAGGGCCCTTCCAAAACTCAACAAAAAAACCATTGTAGTTGTTAACACATCCCCAATTTATCCGTCCAACCTAAGGCAGAGCCAGGTACCCTACCCCGATGTTGATGTCATCATGGACGAACTGAAATCCAAAACAGGAGAAGTATTTGCAATGGATGCTGAAACTATTGCAAAAAACGCAGGACACATACTATCCCTTAACATGGTCATGCTGGGAGGTGCAGCAGCAGTTGAAGGATTCCCATTAAATAAAGAGTTGATACTTGACTCAATGCGGTCTAACCTGCCTGAAAAGAGTATACCCATCAACATGAAAGCCTTTGAGGAAGGGTTTAGGATTTGTTCGGCTAAGTAA
- the tfrB gene encoding fumarate reductase (CoM/CoB) subunit TfrB: MIKIKVLRYDPEKDSKAHFETYDVPKKDKMKVLDALNYINDEHNADLAYRYSCRAGQCGSCAIKVNGEVALACKSEIEDGDVLEPLDFPVLKDLVVDRTALDEKTAKMGLFLESGCEIGECPAVMDPGEYADTKKIRSCIECYSCISACPVVKETKEFAGPYFMRYLSKFALDPRDCGERAGEGIKDGLYCCTSCSKCVEVCPKEINTFGGAIEKLREIAYNEDIGPLPAHREIWKSIKRTGRSVEPSGEGKFAEGFIKAASTKKVLKSADKSPEKPRVAVFTGCMVDYKLPEIGVALLNVLKKHGIDAEVPANQICCGSPLIRTGQTDIIEDAVKQNYEALKDYDTIITVCAGCGSTLKNDYPRYGANLNVKDISEVLVDNLNTEDMKPLDMKVTYHDPCHLARGQGIREEPRSILSRIKGVEFVEMESPNQCCGAGGGVRSGKPEIAAGLGKKKAHMVEDLDVDAVVTICPFCEYNIRDSLEAEGLGSIEVLNLLKLLERAYKL; encoded by the coding sequence ATGATAAAAATTAAAGTTCTAAGATATGATCCTGAAAAAGACAGCAAAGCACATTTTGAAACCTACGATGTCCCTAAAAAGGATAAAATGAAGGTTTTAGATGCTCTGAATTATATAAATGATGAGCACAATGCAGATCTTGCCTACAGATATTCCTGTCGTGCAGGGCAGTGTGGTTCATGTGCAATTAAGGTAAACGGAGAAGTTGCACTTGCATGTAAATCTGAAATAGAAGATGGAGACGTACTGGAGCCCCTGGATTTTCCAGTCCTGAAGGATCTTGTTGTTGACAGAACAGCTCTCGATGAGAAAACAGCAAAGATGGGACTCTTCCTTGAAAGTGGATGTGAAATTGGGGAATGTCCTGCAGTCATGGATCCCGGTGAATATGCAGATACGAAGAAGATCAGAAGCTGCATCGAATGTTACTCCTGTATTTCAGCATGCCCAGTTGTTAAGGAAACCAAAGAGTTTGCAGGACCCTACTTCATGCGTTACCTATCAAAATTTGCCCTGGACCCTCGTGACTGCGGTGAACGTGCAGGTGAAGGAATTAAGGATGGTCTCTACTGCTGCACCTCCTGTTCTAAATGCGTTGAGGTTTGTCCAAAGGAGATAAACACCTTTGGAGGGGCCATTGAAAAATTAAGGGAAATAGCCTACAATGAGGACATAGGTCCACTTCCAGCCCACAGGGAAATCTGGAAGTCAATAAAAAGGACTGGAAGATCAGTTGAACCCTCAGGTGAGGGAAAATTTGCTGAAGGATTCATAAAAGCTGCTTCAACTAAAAAAGTATTAAAAAGTGCAGATAAATCTCCTGAAAAGCCCAGAGTAGCTGTTTTCACAGGGTGCATGGTTGATTACAAGCTGCCTGAAATTGGAGTGGCACTTCTCAATGTCCTTAAAAAGCATGGAATTGATGCAGAAGTTCCAGCAAATCAGATATGCTGTGGTTCACCCCTTATAAGAACCGGGCAGACAGATATCATAGAGGATGCTGTAAAGCAAAACTACGAGGCTCTTAAAGATTACGACACCATCATAACTGTTTGTGCAGGCTGTGGTTCCACCCTTAAAAATGATTACCCCCGTTACGGTGCCAATCTCAACGTTAAGGACATAAGCGAGGTTCTGGTGGATAATCTCAACACAGAGGATATGAAACCCCTTGACATGAAGGTTACCTACCATGACCCATGCCACCTTGCAAGGGGTCAGGGTATACGTGAAGAACCCAGATCAATACTCAGTAGAATCAAAGGTGTTGAATTTGTGGAGATGGAAAGTCCAAACCAGTGCTGCGGTGCAGGTGGTGGAGTGCGCTCTGGAAAACCTGAAATAGCAGCGGGACTGGGTAAGAAGAAGGCCCATATGGTTGAAGACCTTGATGTGGATGCAGTTGTTACAATATGTCCCTTCTGTGAGTACAACATACGGGATTCGCTTGAAGCAGAGGGTCTTGGAAGTATAGAGGTTTTAAATCTGTTAAAACTTTTAGAGAGAGCTTACAAATTATAA